A region of Fibrobacter succinogenes subsp. succinogenes S85 DNA encodes the following proteins:
- a CDS encoding BspA family leucine-rich repeat surface protein produces MNQQREQIIARDREHLRKLVYESIQKYGPNCDLNFIDVSGVEDMDGIFAGVNRGFNGDISQWDVSNVESMRDMFHGSQFNGDISDWDVSRVCYMDGMFQNSVFNGDISNWNVSGVESMSGMFEDSQFNGDISRWNVSSVVSMWGMFAYSQFNGDVSRWNVSDVWHMPELFAYSQFTGDVSGWKVADDVICVGMFNGSLLELNGQIPEWYRAIEEKQRLERENLDIEENSVKEEEFNRSDDGELENLSF; encoded by the coding sequence ATGAACCAGCAAAGAGAACAAATCATCGCTCGCGACCGCGAACACCTTCGAAAGTTGGTTTACGAGTCCATTCAGAAATACGGTCCGAATTGCGACCTGAACTTCATTGATGTTTCTGGTGTTGAGGACATGGATGGTATATTTGCGGGGGTGAATCGCGGTTTCAATGGTGATATTAGCCAATGGGATGTGTCCAATGTAGAATCAATGCGAGACATGTTTCACGGTTCGCAGTTTAATGGAGACATCAGCGATTGGGACGTTTCGAGAGTTTGTTATATGGACGGCATGTTCCAAAACTCTGTTTTCAATGGCGACATCAGCAATTGGAACGTGTCCGGTGTCGAATCCATGTCGGGCATGTTTGAGGATTCTCAGTTCAATGGCGATATCAGCCGTTGGAATGTGTCGTCTGTTGTGTCGATGTGGGGCATGTTTGCCTATTCGCAGTTTAATGGCGATGTGTCACGCTGGAATGTTTCTGATGTTTGGCATATGCCTGAACTTTTTGCTTATTCGCAATTCACGGGGGATGTCAGCGGATGGAAAGTCGCCGATGATGTTATTTGTGTCGGAATGTTCAACGGCTCCCTTTTAGAATTGAATGGGCAAATTCCCGAATGGTATAGGGCTATTGAAGAAAAACAACGCCTTGAGAGAGAGAACCTTGACATCGAAGAAAATTCTGTCAAGGAGGAAGAATTTAATCGATCTGATGATGGTGAATTGGAGAATCTGTCGTTCTAG